The proteins below are encoded in one region of Methanobacterium aggregans:
- the lonB gene encoding ATP-dependent protease LonB, translating into MANSNLNSTNLNSTSPAPDSSEDKLDSSSYKTSEDIDVPERIIDQIIGQEEAVETIKKAAKQRRNVLLIGEPGIGKSMLAKGMAELLPPEELQDILVYPNMEDNQNPLIGVMPSGEGKNVVMNYKVKSKGQEEKKNMFMMLMIVLIMIVGFALNQFLVAIIAAAFVFLALQQMKPRSSIMVPKLLVSAENKKTAPFVDATGAHAGALLGDVRHDPYQSGGLGTPAHERVEAGMIHRSNKGVLYIDEIGTLKPKTQQELLTAMQEKRYSITGQSETSSGAMVRSQPVPCDFVLVASGNLQVLEGMHIALRSRIRGYGYEVFMKDSMPDTPENRDKLVQFIAQEVKKDGRIPHFDKEAVAEVIREAQRRAGKKDVLTLRLRDLGGLVRAAGDIAKGENANVVTVDHVINAKQLARTLEQQIADRYIVQRKEYSVFKTEGTEVGRVNGLAIIGDRSGIVLPIAAEAAPAQSTEEGRIIATGKLGEIAKEAVQNVSALIKKNTGTNISKYDIHIQFLQAYDGVEGDSASVSVATSVVSALENIPVDQSVALTGSLSVRGDVLPVGGVTGKIEAAAQSGIKKVLIPKSNMDDVFLEDRYKNEIEVIPVETLSEVLEHALIGKGKKGLIEKMRRVTEMVPKGIIKSPTVN; encoded by the coding sequence ATGGCAAATTCAAATTTAAATTCAACCAATTTAAATTCAACCAGTCCAGCACCAGATTCATCCGAAGATAAACTGGATTCCAGTAGTTACAAAACTTCTGAAGATATAGATGTCCCTGAGAGGATCATAGACCAGATCATAGGTCAGGAAGAAGCTGTTGAAACGATCAAAAAAGCAGCAAAACAGAGGAGAAATGTTCTCTTAATTGGAGAACCTGGTATAGGTAAATCCATGTTGGCCAAAGGAATGGCTGAACTTCTCCCTCCAGAAGAACTACAGGACATACTTGTCTATCCAAATATGGAAGATAACCAAAACCCCCTTATAGGTGTAATGCCTTCTGGAGAAGGTAAAAATGTGGTTATGAATTACAAGGTTAAATCCAAGGGACAGGAAGAGAAAAAGAACATGTTCATGATGCTCATGATAGTGTTGATCATGATCGTTGGATTTGCACTCAACCAGTTCTTAGTTGCAATAATTGCTGCAGCATTCGTTTTCCTTGCACTTCAGCAGATGAAACCAAGAAGCTCAATAATGGTTCCAAAACTTCTTGTAAGTGCTGAAAACAAAAAAACTGCACCTTTCGTTGATGCAACAGGTGCACATGCAGGAGCACTTCTAGGTGATGTGAGACACGACCCATACCAGTCAGGAGGTCTTGGAACACCCGCCCATGAACGTGTTGAAGCAGGAATGATTCACCGTTCCAACAAGGGGGTTCTTTACATAGACGAAATAGGAACCCTGAAACCTAAAACCCAGCAGGAACTCTTAACTGCAATGCAGGAAAAGAGATACTCCATAACGGGTCAGAGCGAAACCAGTAGTGGAGCAATGGTACGTTCACAGCCAGTTCCATGTGATTTTGTCCTGGTTGCATCCGGAAACCTTCAGGTGCTTGAGGGCATGCACATAGCCCTCAGGTCAAGGATACGTGGATATGGTTACGAAGTTTTCATGAAGGACAGCATGCCTGACACACCTGAAAACAGGGACAAACTTGTCCAGTTCATTGCACAGGAAGTTAAAAAAGATGGTAGAATACCTCACTTCGATAAAGAAGCTGTAGCTGAGGTTATAAGGGAGGCTCAAAGAAGGGCTGGTAAAAAAGATGTATTAACCTTGAGGTTAAGGGATTTAGGTGGCCTTGTAAGGGCTGCAGGTGACATAGCAAAAGGGGAAAATGCAAATGTTGTCACTGTGGATCATGTTATAAATGCTAAACAACTTGCAAGAACACTTGAACAGCAGATAGCAGACCGTTACATAGTCCAGAGAAAAGAGTACAGTGTTTTCAAAACAGAGGGCACAGAGGTTGGTAGGGTCAATGGTTTGGCAATAATTGGTGATAGAAGTGGTATAGTTCTTCCAATAGCTGCTGAAGCTGCACCAGCACAGAGTACAGAGGAAGGCAGGATCATTGCAACAGGTAAACTTGGAGAAATAGCCAAGGAAGCTGTTCAAAACGTCAGTGCACTCATTAAGAAAAACACAGGAACCAACATATCCAAGTACGACATACACATACAGTTCCTTCAGGCCTACGATGGTGTGGAAGGTGACAGTGCAAGTGTTTCAGTTGCAACATCAGTTGTTTCTGCACTTGAAAACATACCAGTTGACCAGTCAGTTGCATTAACAGGATCACTGAGCGTAAGGGGAGATGTTTTACCGGTTGGCGGAGTAACAGGCAAAATTGAAGCTGCAGCTCAATCAGGTATTAAAAAGGTTTTAATCCCTAAATCCAACATGGATGATGTGTTCCTGGAAGACAGGTACAAAAATGAAATTGAAGTCATACCTGTTGAAACACTCAGCGAAGTTCTTGAACACGCCCTGATTGGGAAGGGTAAAAAAGGCCTTATTGAAAAAATGCGAAGAGTAACTGAAATGGTTCCAAAGGGCATAATCAAAAGCCCAACAGTGAACTAG
- the cobQ gene encoding cobyric acid synthase CobQ: MIQGTSSNAGKSVAVAALCRIFSKRGYRVAPFKSQNMSLNSYTTYENAEIAMAQVLQAEAAGVEPSYNMNPILLKPKEDFISQVIVHGKPAGDMNFYHYQNNFREEALKAIKTSLESLKKDYEVLVIEGAGSPAEINMLDKDLANMQIARIADADVILVADIDRGGVFASIAGTFSLLPEDDRNRIKGIIINKFRGNLDILMPGIRQIEEIVGVPVLGVLPYDDSLKLPEEDSASLSEHKYAKNEKITVGVMRLPRISNFTDIDPLEYEPDLGIKLVEVGGHIGDVDAIIIPGTRNTVSDLLALKEAGFTDEISSLSRDIPVFGICGGYQMLGAKIIDKSLKESKHGDIKGIGLLDVNTSFDNVDKIITQSLGESLGGGLFKSLKGDSVKGYELHEGLTVLKGSKPLFRVVEGCGNFPNSGYDGAVEGLTAGTYFHGIFHNFHFRRVFTDYLRTSKGIESLGFATDNFQDLRQFSIDRLAEIFEKNVDLSILEDNTVEN, from the coding sequence ATGATACAGGGAACATCGTCCAACGCAGGTAAAAGCGTTGCTGTTGCAGCACTCTGCAGAATATTCTCAAAAAGAGGTTACAGAGTTGCACCTTTCAAATCACAGAACATGTCCCTGAACTCATATACAACCTATGAAAATGCAGAGATTGCAATGGCCCAGGTTCTCCAGGCCGAAGCTGCAGGGGTGGAACCCTCCTACAACATGAACCCTATTCTTCTCAAACCTAAGGAAGACTTTATATCCCAAGTTATAGTTCATGGAAAGCCCGCTGGAGACATGAACTTCTACCACTACCAGAACAACTTCAGGGAAGAAGCTTTAAAGGCAATTAAAACCTCCCTTGAATCCCTGAAAAAAGATTATGAAGTACTAGTCATTGAAGGAGCTGGATCCCCTGCTGAAATAAACATGTTGGATAAAGATCTTGCAAACATGCAGATAGCCCGCATAGCAGATGCTGATGTTATTCTGGTTGCAGATATTGATAGGGGTGGTGTTTTCGCATCCATTGCAGGCACATTTTCATTACTACCTGAAGATGATAGAAACAGGATCAAAGGAATAATAATAAACAAGTTCCGTGGAAATTTAGATATTTTAATGCCAGGAATTCGTCAGATAGAAGAGATAGTGGGTGTTCCAGTTCTGGGAGTTCTTCCATATGACGACAGCTTAAAACTTCCAGAAGAGGATTCTGCATCACTTTCAGAGCATAAATACGCAAAAAATGAAAAAATAACAGTGGGAGTTATGAGACTGCCCAGAATATCCAACTTCACAGACATAGATCCCCTTGAATACGAGCCAGACCTTGGAATAAAGCTCGTTGAAGTTGGAGGCCATATTGGAGATGTTGATGCCATCATAATCCCAGGAACCAGAAACACAGTAAGCGATCTTTTAGCCCTTAAAGAAGCAGGTTTTACAGATGAAATATCCAGTTTATCCCGTGACATCCCTGTTTTTGGCATCTGTGGAGGTTACCAGATGCTCGGGGCAAAAATCATTGACAAATCACTGAAAGAATCTAAACACGGCGATATAAAAGGTATTGGACTTTTGGATGTAAATACCAGCTTTGATAATGTTGATAAAATTATCACCCAAAGCTTGGGTGAATCACTTGGTGGTGGCTTGTTCAAATCCCTCAAGGGAGATAGTGTAAAAGGTTATGAACTTCATGAAGGTTTAACTGTCCTTAAAGGATCTAAACCTTTATTCAGAGTTGTTGAAGGATGTGGAAACTTCCCAAACTCAGGATACGACGGTGCTGTTGAAGGTTTGACTGCAGGAACATACTTCCATGGCATATTTCACAATTTCCATTTCAGAAGGGTTTTTACAGATTACCTGCGAACTTCAAAGGGGATTGAAAGCCTTGGATTCGCAACTGATAATTTCCAGGATCTAAGACAGTTTTCCATAGACCGTTTAGCAGAGATATTCGAAAAAAACGTTGATCTAAGTATTTTAGAAGATAACACTGTTGAAAACTAG
- a CDS encoding potassium channel family protein: protein MYTVIMGGGRVGLALASALVSVGHDVTLIENDENLCANAAAGLDALVICGNGTDTKTLEEANIRDADVFVAATGNDEANLLSCILVKDYNIKKVIARVSNPDHEEAFKKVGIDDVISPELTAAGYLEKLITRPKIADLIVIGKGNAELLDISVNNKKVIGKRIGDLSPTDNYIISAIYKNGEITIPTEDMVLAEGDKISILVKSPAVKDVTSKFTK, encoded by the coding sequence ATGTACACAGTAATAATGGGTGGTGGGAGAGTAGGACTGGCCCTTGCATCAGCCCTGGTTTCAGTTGGTCACGATGTGACACTGATTGAAAATGATGAAAATCTATGTGCAAATGCTGCAGCAGGGCTGGACGCCCTGGTCATATGTGGTAATGGAACAGATACAAAGACCCTCGAAGAAGCTAATATAAGAGATGCTGATGTTTTTGTAGCAGCCACAGGAAATGATGAAGCTAATCTGCTTTCATGCATTCTTGTGAAGGATTACAACATTAAAAAGGTCATAGCAAGGGTCAGCAACCCTGACCATGAGGAAGCCTTCAAAAAAGTGGGCATAGATGATGTTATAAGTCCGGAACTTACAGCTGCAGGTTACCTTGAAAAACTCATAACAAGACCCAAGATAGCAGATCTCATAGTTATTGGGAAGGGAAATGCAGAACTACTGGATATAAGTGTTAACAACAAGAAAGTTATAGGAAAAAGAATAGGTGATTTAAGCCCTACAGATAACTACATAATATCTGCGATATACAAAAACGGTGAAATAACCATTCCAACTGAAGATATGGTCCTGGCTGAAGGCGATAAAATTTCAATTCTGGTTAAAAGCCCTGCAGTAAAGGATGTAACCAGTAAATTCACCAAGTAA
- a CDS encoding CBS domain-containing protein, producing the protein MKVKEAMNLGVITISADTRPLEAFEKMYKEGVRRLFVMDEYGKPEGVISYSDLVGVLGSIRPTNKEAGSLEIKDIMSENVITIDADDQIEDAANLMLRADVSGLLVMEGEKPVGVITKTDICRMVAAELLVPV; encoded by the coding sequence ATGAAAGTTAAAGAAGCCATGAATTTGGGTGTTATCACTATCAGTGCAGATACAAGACCATTGGAAGCATTTGAAAAGATGTACAAAGAGGGTGTAAGAAGACTTTTTGTAATGGATGAATATGGAAAACCCGAGGGTGTGATCTCGTACTCTGATCTGGTGGGTGTTCTTGGTAGTATACGACCAACAAACAAAGAGGCAGGATCACTTGAAATTAAGGATATCATGTCTGAAAATGTCATAACCATAGATGCAGACGATCAAATAGAAGATGCTGCAAATCTAATGTTAAGGGCTGATGTTTCAGGACTTCTGGTTATGGAGGGTGAAAAACCTGTAGGTGTGATTACAAAAACAGATATCTGTAGAATGGTTGCAGCTGAACTTCTTGTTCCTGTTTAA
- the nikR gene encoding nickel-responsive transcriptional regulator NikR, with the protein MRISMSLPKKLLNEFDEVLKDRGYQSRSKGIRDALKDYIVRYQWMNEMEGDRIGIIAVIYDHHYTGVMEDLTDIQHDYRDYINAVMHVHMTEKYCLEVIVVKGDVKYIRDLTEKIMRLKGVEHVKLTSTASGEKIDKS; encoded by the coding sequence ATGAGAATAAGTATGTCATTGCCGAAGAAACTTTTGAATGAGTTTGACGAGGTATTAAAGGATAGGGGATACCAATCCAGATCAAAAGGAATTAGAGATGCCCTAAAGGATTATATAGTGAGATACCAGTGGATGAACGAGATGGAAGGTGACAGGATAGGAATCATCGCTGTTATATACGACCACCATTACACCGGTGTCATGGAAGACTTAACAGACATCCAGCACGACTACAGGGATTACATAAACGCAGTTATGCACGTCCACATGACAGAAAAATACTGTCTTGAAGTCATCGTTGTTAAAGGCGATGTAAAATACATCCGCGACCTAACAGAGAAAATAATGAGGCTCAAAGGCGTGGAACATGTGAAACTCACAAGCACAGCCAGCGGCGAAAAAATAGACAAAAGTTAA
- a CDS encoding methyltransferase domain-containing protein, with product MYETSYHHNLTSDTERLAGFYEAIIKKAKGTVYDIGAGSGILSKWAAPYADFVYSIEINSKVAENTRSQLKSFKNIEVICADAKNLNFPKKADLIICEMLDTALIDEEQIPVLNSILKKLKPHGEIIPHGIINCVEPVSTDIEHLFYDDIYDTPLHGTHNTDHDNSIELKPKYQVLGKLLSYHKIDFKGEILQNGKIHANVDFLLDLKINRRGTVSGVKLTTFTLLTPNIICGPTPMMNPPLVVPTESIKVDEGDTIQLKLSYIMGGGLDSVEASIKRIS from the coding sequence ATGTATGAAACATCTTATCACCACAATTTAACATCAGACACTGAAAGACTGGCTGGCTTTTATGAAGCCATAATAAAAAAGGCGAAGGGAACTGTATACGATATAGGGGCCGGTTCTGGAATTCTATCAAAATGGGCCGCCCCGTATGCAGACTTCGTTTATTCCATTGAAATAAACTCAAAAGTTGCAGAAAACACACGATCCCAACTTAAATCCTTTAAGAACATTGAAGTGATCTGTGCAGATGCCAAAAATCTTAATTTTCCAAAAAAGGCGGATCTCATAATCTGTGAAATGCTGGATACAGCACTCATAGACGAAGAACAAATTCCTGTTCTCAATTCTATTTTAAAAAAACTGAAGCCCCACGGAGAAATCATTCCTCATGGCATTATAAACTGTGTGGAACCAGTTTCAACTGATATTGAACATCTATTTTATGATGATATTTATGATACACCCCTTCACGGAACTCATAATACTGATCATGATAATTCTATTGAATTAAAACCAAAATATCAGGTTCTTGGAAAACTTTTAAGCTACCATAAAATTGATTTTAAAGGGGAAATACTCCAAAATGGCAAGATCCATGCAAATGTTGATTTTTTACTGGATCTGAAAATAAATAGAAGGGGAACTGTTTCTGGAGTGAAGTTAACAACGTTCACACTTTTAACTCCAAATATTATCTGCGGTCCAACACCCATGATGAACCCACCACTCGTGGTTCCAACCGAGAGTATAAAGGTTGATGAAGGAGATACAATTCAACTCAAGTTAAGTTACATTATGGGAGGTGGCCTGGACAGTGTTGAAGCTTCAATTAAAAGAATATCTTAA
- the hycI gene encoding hydrogenase maturation peptidase HycI, which yields MLKLQLKEYLKNFLKNREKIFILGIGNDMKGDDAVGPVLADKLFSNFQHQEDIVVVNGGNVPENYTGTIRRENPSHIIFIDAVEMEKEPGYVKLVKKEEIPNYSISTHAMPISFLIKYLESAVDSKMILIGIQPKSMELGQGISKEVEKSVETIFYELKLLLEN from the coding sequence GTGTTGAAGCTTCAATTAAAAGAATATCTTAAGAATTTCCTTAAAAACCGTGAAAAAATATTTATTTTAGGAATTGGAAATGATATGAAAGGTGATGATGCTGTTGGTCCTGTTTTAGCCGATAAATTATTCTCTAATTTCCAGCATCAGGAAGATATTGTGGTTGTAAACGGGGGTAACGTACCTGAAAACTACACAGGAACCATAAGAAGGGAAAATCCATCCCACATCATATTCATCGATGCTGTTGAAATGGAAAAGGAACCAGGATATGTAAAACTTGTTAAAAAGGAAGAAATTCCAAATTACAGCATATCAACACATGCAATGCCTATTTCATTCCTGATTAAGTACCTTGAGTCTGCAGTGGACTCTAAAATGATCTTAATTGGAATCCAACCAAAAAGCATGGAATTAGGTCAAGGTATCTCAAAAGAGGTTGAAAAAAGTGTTGAAACTATATTTTACGAGTTAAAACTTCTTTTAGAGAATTGA